A window from Citrus sinensis cultivar Valencia sweet orange chromosome 3, DVS_A1.0, whole genome shotgun sequence encodes these proteins:
- the LOC102613279 gene encoding general negative regulator of transcription subunit 3 isoform X2, producing MGASRKLQGEIDRVLKKVQEGVDVFDSIWNKVYDTDNANQKEKFEADLKKEIKKLQRYRDQIKTWIQSSEIKDKKALVDARKLIEREMERFKICEKETKTKAFSKEGLGQQPKTDPKEKAKSETRDWLNNLVSELESQIDSFEAELEGLTVKKGKTRPPRLTHLETSITRHKAHIMKLELILRLLDNDELSPEQVNDVKDLLEDYVERNQDDFEEFSDVDELYHLLPLDKVESLEDLVTIGPPGLVKGAPALSLKASLAASASQMPATVISTHQQVTSVQEQGEDTASQDSNSDVAARTPPAKSSGVGSTASTPAVGPATPLSINVPAQTLSNASNTSPVLPGSSSVRGVFDNTGPISSSPPVNLTSSTKEEDVGNFPGRRSSPSLTDVRVMGRGGLSSQPSSSIPLSSATAVPSNGNIGAVPLASDVAKRNILGADERLGSSGMVQSLVSPLSNRMILSQAAKGNDGTGSIDSNNAGETVAMAGRVFTPSMGMQWRTGNSFQNQNEPGQFRGRTEIAPDQREKFLQRLQQVQQQGHSNLLGMPLGGNKQFSSQQNPLLQQFNSQGSSISAQAGLGLGVQAPGMNSVTSASLQQQPNPIHQQSSQQTLMSGGQKDADVSHLKVEEPQQPQNLPEESTPESASSPGLGKNLIHEDDLKAPYAIDSSTGVSASLTEPAQVVRDTDLSPGQPLQSSQPSGGLGVIGRRSVSDLGAIGDSLSGATVSSGGMHDQMYNMQMLESAFYKLPQPKDSERARSYIPRHPAVTPPSYPQVQAPIVSNPAFWERLSLDSYGTDTLFFAFYYQQNTYQQYLAAKELKKQSWRYHRKYNTWFQRHEEPKVANDEFEQGTYVYFDFHIANDDLQHGWCQRIKTEFTFEYNYLEDELIV from the exons ATGGGCGCCAGTCGAAAGCTTCAAGGCGAGATCGATCGAGTGTTGAAGAAAGTGCAAGAAGGCGTCGACGTCTTCGATAGCATCTGGAACAAG gTTTATGATACAGACAATGCGAACCAGAAGGAGAAGTTTGAGGCTGACTTGAAGAAGGAAATCAAGAAGCTGCAGAGGTACCGAGACCAGATCAAGACATGGATTCAGTCAAGTGAGATCAAGGACAAGAAG GCTCTGGTGGATGCTCGGAAGCTTATTGAGCGTGAAATGGAAAGATTTAAGATATGTGAAAAGGAGACTAAGACAAAAGCATTTTCTAAAGAAGGATTGGGACAACAACCCAAAACT gATCCAAAGGAGAAGGCCAAATCAGAGACGAGGGATTGGCTGAACAACTTG GTTTCAGAGTTGGAATCCCAGATTGATAGTTTTGAAGCAGAGCTGGAAGGGCTAACTGTGAAGAAAGGAAAGACAAGGCCACCGAGATTG ACGCATTTAGAGACTTCGATTACTCGGCACAAGGCTCACATTATGAAGTTGGAGTTGATCTTGAGGCTACTAGACAATGATGAATTGAGTCCTGAGCAAGTCAATGATGTCAAAGACTTATTGGAAGATTATGTGGAACGTAATCAG GAtgattttgaagaatttaGTGATGTTGATGAGCTTTACCACTTATTACCCCTGGACAAGGTGGAATCTCTTGAAGATTTGGTTACAATTGGTCCTCCTGGTCTTGTCAAG GGTGCACCGGCTCTTAGCTTGAAGGCTTCGTTGGCAGCATCAGCATCTCAAATGCCT GCTACCGTCATTTCCACGCATCAGCAAGTTACCTCTGTCCAGGAGCAAGGCGAAGATACAGCTTCCCAGGATAGCAATTCAGATGTAGCTGCTAGAACTCCCCCAGCAAAAAGCAGTGGAGTTGGTTCTACTGCATCAACACCAGCTGTTGGTCCGGCAACTCCTCTTTCGATCAATGTTCCAGCACAGACTTTGTCCAATGCATCAAACACTTCACCAGTCCTTCCAGGTTCAAGTTCTGTAAGAGGTGTCTTTGATAATACAGGTCCCATTAGTTCCTCACCTCCTGTAAATCTGACAAGTTCTACAAAGGAGGAAGATGTTGGAAACTTCCCTGGTCGTAGATCATCTCCATCTCTCACAGATGTAAGGGTCATGGGTAGAGGTGGTCTCTCCAGCCAACCATCATCTAGCATCCCTCTTAGTTCTGCCACTGCAGTTCCAAGCAATGGTAACATTGGTGCAGTTCCTTTAGCCTCAGATGTGGCAAAGAGAAATATTTTGGGAGCTGATGAGAGACTTGGGAGTAGTGGCATGGTACAGTCTCTGGTTTCCCCACTTAGTAACCGAATGATCTTGTCTCAGGCTGCCAAAGGTAATGATGGAACCGGATCAATTGATTCTAATAATGCTGGAGAGACTGTGGCTATGGCTGGCAGGGTTTTTACCCCTTCTATGGGCATGCAGTGGAGAACTGGAAATTCGTTCCAAAACCAGAATGAACCG GGGCAGTTTCGTGGAAGAACTGAAATTGCGCCTGATCAGAGGGAGAAGTTTTTGCAACGACTCCAACAAGTGCAGCAACAAGGTCACAGCAATCTTCTTGGCATGCCTCTTGGAGGAAATAAGCAATTTTCTTCCCAACAGAACCCACTTTTGCAGCAG TTTAATTCTCAAGGCTCATCCATCTCTGCACAAGCTGGTCTAGGACTTGGGGTTCAGGCACCAGGTATGAATTCTGTTACATCTGCCAGCTTGCAACAGCAGCCAAATCCTATCCACCAACAATCTAGTCAGCAGACGTTGATGTCAGGTGGCCAGAAAGATGCTG ATGTTAGCCATTTGAAAGTAGAGGAGCCACAGCAACCGCAGAATTTACCTGAGGAGTCAACTCCAGAATCTGCTTCTAGTCCTGGGCTCGGCAAGAATCTTATTCATGAGGACGATCTGAAAGCTCCGTATGCAATTGATTCTTCT ACGGGAGTATCTGCCTCTTTGACAGAGCCTGCTCAAGTTGTCAGGGACACCGATCTTTCTCCTGGACAACCCTTACAATCCAGTCAGCCTTCCGGTGGCCTCGGTGTTATTGGCCGGCGAAGTGTTTCTGATCTTGGTGCCATTGGTGATAGCCTGAGTGGAGCAACTGTGAGTTCCGGCGGCATGCATGATCAGATGTACAATATGCAGATGCTTGAATCTGCATTTTATAAACTTCCACAGCCAAAGGATTCAGAACGCGCCAGGAGCTACATTCCA AGACACCCTGCTGTAACACCTCCTAGCTATCCTCAAGTCCAGGCACCCATTGTGAGTAACCCTGCTTTCTGGGAACGATTGTCTCTGGACAGCTACGGTACCGATACACTGTTCTTTGCATTTTACTACCAGCAG AATACTTACCAACAATATTTGGCCGCTAAAGAGCTAAAGAAACAATCTTGGAGATACCACAGAAAATACAACACATGGTTCCAACGGCATGAGGAGCCTAAAGTTGCCAATGATGAATTCGAACAGGGAACTTATGTGTACTTTGACTTTCATATCGCCAATGATGATCTCCAACATGGATG GTGTCAAAGGATCAAGACCGAGTTCACTTTTGAGTATAACTACCTTGAAGATGAGCTTATTGTATAG
- the LOC102613279 gene encoding general negative regulator of transcription subunit 3 isoform X3, with the protein MGASRKLQGEIDRVLKKVQEGVDVFDSIWNKVYDTDNANQKEKFEADLKKEIKKLQRYRDQIKTWIQSSEIKDKKVSASYEQALVDARKLIEREMERFKICEKETKTKAFSKEGLGQQPKTDPKEKAKSETRDWLNNLVSELESQIDSFEAELEGLTVKKGKTRPPRLTHLETSITRHKAHIMKLELILRLLDNDELSPEQVNDVKDLLEDYVERNQDDFEEFSDVDELYHLLPLDKVESLEDLVTIGPPGLVKATVISTHQQVTSVQEQGEDTASQDSNSDVAARTPPAKSSGVGSTASTPAVGPATPLSINVPAQTLSNASNTSPVLPGSSSVRGVFDNTGPISSSPPVNLTSSTKEEDVGNFPGRRSSPSLTDVRVMGRGGLSSQPSSSIPLSSATAVPSNGNIGAVPLASDVAKRNILGADERLGSSGMVQSLVSPLSNRMILSQAAKGNDGTGSIDSNNAGETVAMAGRVFTPSMGMQWRTGNSFQNQNEPGQFRGRTEIAPDQREKFLQRLQQVQQQGHSNLLGMPLGGNKQFSSQQNPLLQQFNSQGSSISAQAGLGLGVQAPGMNSVTSASLQQQPNPIHQQSSQQTLMSGGQKDADVSHLKVEEPQQPQNLPEESTPESASSPGLGKNLIHEDDLKAPYAIDSSTGVSASLTEPAQVVRDTDLSPGQPLQSSQPSGGLGVIGRRSVSDLGAIGDSLSGATVSSGGMHDQMYNMQMLESAFYKLPQPKDSERARSYIPRHPAVTPPSYPQVQAPIVSNPAFWERLSLDSYGTDTLFFAFYYQQNTYQQYLAAKELKKQSWRYHRKYNTWFQRHEEPKVANDEFEQGTYVYFDFHIANDDLQHGWCQRIKTEFTFEYNYLEDELIV; encoded by the exons ATGGGCGCCAGTCGAAAGCTTCAAGGCGAGATCGATCGAGTGTTGAAGAAAGTGCAAGAAGGCGTCGACGTCTTCGATAGCATCTGGAACAAG gTTTATGATACAGACAATGCGAACCAGAAGGAGAAGTTTGAGGCTGACTTGAAGAAGGAAATCAAGAAGCTGCAGAGGTACCGAGACCAGATCAAGACATGGATTCAGTCAAGTGAGATCAAGGACAAGAAG GTCAGTGCCTCTTATGAGCAGGCTCTGGTGGATGCTCGGAAGCTTATTGAGCGTGAAATGGAAAGATTTAAGATATGTGAAAAGGAGACTAAGACAAAAGCATTTTCTAAAGAAGGATTGGGACAACAACCCAAAACT gATCCAAAGGAGAAGGCCAAATCAGAGACGAGGGATTGGCTGAACAACTTG GTTTCAGAGTTGGAATCCCAGATTGATAGTTTTGAAGCAGAGCTGGAAGGGCTAACTGTGAAGAAAGGAAAGACAAGGCCACCGAGATTG ACGCATTTAGAGACTTCGATTACTCGGCACAAGGCTCACATTATGAAGTTGGAGTTGATCTTGAGGCTACTAGACAATGATGAATTGAGTCCTGAGCAAGTCAATGATGTCAAAGACTTATTGGAAGATTATGTGGAACGTAATCAG GAtgattttgaagaatttaGTGATGTTGATGAGCTTTACCACTTATTACCCCTGGACAAGGTGGAATCTCTTGAAGATTTGGTTACAATTGGTCCTCCTGGTCTTGTCAAG GCTACCGTCATTTCCACGCATCAGCAAGTTACCTCTGTCCAGGAGCAAGGCGAAGATACAGCTTCCCAGGATAGCAATTCAGATGTAGCTGCTAGAACTCCCCCAGCAAAAAGCAGTGGAGTTGGTTCTACTGCATCAACACCAGCTGTTGGTCCGGCAACTCCTCTTTCGATCAATGTTCCAGCACAGACTTTGTCCAATGCATCAAACACTTCACCAGTCCTTCCAGGTTCAAGTTCTGTAAGAGGTGTCTTTGATAATACAGGTCCCATTAGTTCCTCACCTCCTGTAAATCTGACAAGTTCTACAAAGGAGGAAGATGTTGGAAACTTCCCTGGTCGTAGATCATCTCCATCTCTCACAGATGTAAGGGTCATGGGTAGAGGTGGTCTCTCCAGCCAACCATCATCTAGCATCCCTCTTAGTTCTGCCACTGCAGTTCCAAGCAATGGTAACATTGGTGCAGTTCCTTTAGCCTCAGATGTGGCAAAGAGAAATATTTTGGGAGCTGATGAGAGACTTGGGAGTAGTGGCATGGTACAGTCTCTGGTTTCCCCACTTAGTAACCGAATGATCTTGTCTCAGGCTGCCAAAGGTAATGATGGAACCGGATCAATTGATTCTAATAATGCTGGAGAGACTGTGGCTATGGCTGGCAGGGTTTTTACCCCTTCTATGGGCATGCAGTGGAGAACTGGAAATTCGTTCCAAAACCAGAATGAACCG GGGCAGTTTCGTGGAAGAACTGAAATTGCGCCTGATCAGAGGGAGAAGTTTTTGCAACGACTCCAACAAGTGCAGCAACAAGGTCACAGCAATCTTCTTGGCATGCCTCTTGGAGGAAATAAGCAATTTTCTTCCCAACAGAACCCACTTTTGCAGCAG TTTAATTCTCAAGGCTCATCCATCTCTGCACAAGCTGGTCTAGGACTTGGGGTTCAGGCACCAGGTATGAATTCTGTTACATCTGCCAGCTTGCAACAGCAGCCAAATCCTATCCACCAACAATCTAGTCAGCAGACGTTGATGTCAGGTGGCCAGAAAGATGCTG ATGTTAGCCATTTGAAAGTAGAGGAGCCACAGCAACCGCAGAATTTACCTGAGGAGTCAACTCCAGAATCTGCTTCTAGTCCTGGGCTCGGCAAGAATCTTATTCATGAGGACGATCTGAAAGCTCCGTATGCAATTGATTCTTCT ACGGGAGTATCTGCCTCTTTGACAGAGCCTGCTCAAGTTGTCAGGGACACCGATCTTTCTCCTGGACAACCCTTACAATCCAGTCAGCCTTCCGGTGGCCTCGGTGTTATTGGCCGGCGAAGTGTTTCTGATCTTGGTGCCATTGGTGATAGCCTGAGTGGAGCAACTGTGAGTTCCGGCGGCATGCATGATCAGATGTACAATATGCAGATGCTTGAATCTGCATTTTATAAACTTCCACAGCCAAAGGATTCAGAACGCGCCAGGAGCTACATTCCA AGACACCCTGCTGTAACACCTCCTAGCTATCCTCAAGTCCAGGCACCCATTGTGAGTAACCCTGCTTTCTGGGAACGATTGTCTCTGGACAGCTACGGTACCGATACACTGTTCTTTGCATTTTACTACCAGCAG AATACTTACCAACAATATTTGGCCGCTAAAGAGCTAAAGAAACAATCTTGGAGATACCACAGAAAATACAACACATGGTTCCAACGGCATGAGGAGCCTAAAGTTGCCAATGATGAATTCGAACAGGGAACTTATGTGTACTTTGACTTTCATATCGCCAATGATGATCTCCAACATGGATG GTGTCAAAGGATCAAGACCGAGTTCACTTTTGAGTATAACTACCTTGAAGATGAGCTTATTGTATAG
- the LOC102613963 gene encoding glucan endo-1,3-beta-glucosidase 8-like translates to MSNPLILNLLLLFVILGSCVNGLGVNWGTQTTHQLPPKTIVQMLKDNGISKVKLFDAHQGTMIALAGSDIEVMVAIPNKDLLDMNSYDRAKQWVKRNVTRYNFKGGVSIKYVAVGNEPFLKAYNGSFLNTTFPALQNIQNALNEAGVGDSIKATVPLNADVYESPENNPYPSFGRFRTDILGQMTQIVEFLAKNNAPFTVNIYPFLSLYGNDDFPFNYAFFDGGTPIVDSGTGIQYTNVFDANFDTLVSALKAVGHGDMPMIVGEVGWPTDGDKNANNGNAYRFYNGLLPKLAANKGTPLRPGYIEVYLFGLVDEDAKSIDPGYFERHWGIFRYDGQPKFTMDLSGQGQNKMLIGASGVKYMPSQWCMLNPDAKDMSKLVDNIKYACTWSDCTALGYGSSCNNLDANGNASYAFNMYYQIKNQDELACGFQGLGKVTTQNLSQGQCSFIIQLDPSYSPQSSSYSSSPSLWGLAFIVILTFMLL, encoded by the exons ATGAGTAATCCCCTGATTCTTAATTTGTTGTTGCTCTTTGTTATTTTGGGGTCTTGCGTTAATGGTCTTGGTGTCAACTGGGGCACTCAGACTACTCACCAGTTGCCTCCAAAAACGATAGTTCAAATGTTAAAGGATAATGGCATATCAAAAGTGAAGCTTTTTGATGCACATCAAGGCACCATGATTGCCCTTGCTGGGTCTGACATTGAAGTCATGGTTGCTATTCCTAATAAAGACCTTCTTGATATGAATAGTTATGATAGAGCCAAACAGTGGGTCAAGAGGAATGTCACTAGATACAATTTCAAAGGCGGTGTTAGCATCAA ATACGTTGCAGTTGGGAACGAGCCTTTTCTCAAAGCCTACAACGGCTCATTCTTAAACACCACCTTCCCTGCACTTCAGAACATTCAAAATGCTCTCAATGAAGCTGGGGTTGGAGACTCTATAAAGGCCACTGTGCCGTTGAATGCTGATGTCTATGAATCCCCAGAAAACAATCCTTATCCATCGTTTGGAAGATTCCGAACTGATATCCTTGGACAAATGACCCAGATTGTTGAGTTTCTGGCTAAAAACAATGCACCTTTCACTGTAAACATCTATCCTTTCCTAAGTCTTTATGGAAACGATGACTTCCCTTTTAACTATGCTTTCTTTGATGGGGGTACTCCCATTGTTGATAGCGGAACTGGGATTCAATACACAAATGTTTTTGACGCCAATTTTGACACTTTGGTTTCGGCTCTGAAAGCTGTTGGCCATGGAGACATGCCTATGATTGTAGGAGAGGTGGGTTGGCCAACTGATGGGGACAAGAATGCGAATAATGGTAATGCTTATAGATTCTACAATGGACTTTTACCAAAACTTGCAGCCAATAAAGGCACTCCACTGCGGCCTGGATATATTGAAGTGTACTTGTTTGGGTTAGTTGATGAGGATGCAAAGAGTATTGATCCTGGATATTTTGAGCGTCACTGGGGAATCTTTAGATATGACGGACAGCCTAAATTCACAATGGATCTTTCAGGTCAGGgtcaaaacaaaatgcttATAGGTGCAAGTGGTGTGAAGTATATGCCAAGCCAATGGTGTATGCTTAATCCGGATGCCAAGGATATGAGCAAACTTGTTGATAACATAAAGTATGCTTGCACCTGGTCAGATTGCACAGCACTTGGATATGGCTCTTCTTGTAATAACTTGGATGCTAACGGGAATGCTTCATACGCATTTAATATGTACTATCAGATAAAGAATCAGGATGAGTTGGCCTGTGGCTTTCAAGGTTTGGGCAAGGTTACCACACAGAATCTTTCACAAGGGCAATGCAGTTTTATCATCCAATTAGATCCTAGCTATTCTCCTCAGTCTTCCTCTTATTCTTCAAGCCCCTCACTCTGGGGTTTAGCATTCATTGTGATCTTAACATTTATGCTATTATAG
- the LOC102613279 gene encoding general negative regulator of transcription subunit 3 isoform X1, with amino-acid sequence MGASRKLQGEIDRVLKKVQEGVDVFDSIWNKVYDTDNANQKEKFEADLKKEIKKLQRYRDQIKTWIQSSEIKDKKVSASYEQALVDARKLIEREMERFKICEKETKTKAFSKEGLGQQPKTDPKEKAKSETRDWLNNLVSELESQIDSFEAELEGLTVKKGKTRPPRLTHLETSITRHKAHIMKLELILRLLDNDELSPEQVNDVKDLLEDYVERNQDDFEEFSDVDELYHLLPLDKVESLEDLVTIGPPGLVKGAPALSLKASLAASASQMPATVISTHQQVTSVQEQGEDTASQDSNSDVAARTPPAKSSGVGSTASTPAVGPATPLSINVPAQTLSNASNTSPVLPGSSSVRGVFDNTGPISSSPPVNLTSSTKEEDVGNFPGRRSSPSLTDVRVMGRGGLSSQPSSSIPLSSATAVPSNGNIGAVPLASDVAKRNILGADERLGSSGMVQSLVSPLSNRMILSQAAKGNDGTGSIDSNNAGETVAMAGRVFTPSMGMQWRTGNSFQNQNEPGQFRGRTEIAPDQREKFLQRLQQVQQQGHSNLLGMPLGGNKQFSSQQNPLLQQFNSQGSSISAQAGLGLGVQAPGMNSVTSASLQQQPNPIHQQSSQQTLMSGGQKDADVSHLKVEEPQQPQNLPEESTPESASSPGLGKNLIHEDDLKAPYAIDSSTGVSASLTEPAQVVRDTDLSPGQPLQSSQPSGGLGVIGRRSVSDLGAIGDSLSGATVSSGGMHDQMYNMQMLESAFYKLPQPKDSERARSYIPRHPAVTPPSYPQVQAPIVSNPAFWERLSLDSYGTDTLFFAFYYQQNTYQQYLAAKELKKQSWRYHRKYNTWFQRHEEPKVANDEFEQGTYVYFDFHIANDDLQHGWCQRIKTEFTFEYNYLEDELIV; translated from the exons ATGGGCGCCAGTCGAAAGCTTCAAGGCGAGATCGATCGAGTGTTGAAGAAAGTGCAAGAAGGCGTCGACGTCTTCGATAGCATCTGGAACAAG gTTTATGATACAGACAATGCGAACCAGAAGGAGAAGTTTGAGGCTGACTTGAAGAAGGAAATCAAGAAGCTGCAGAGGTACCGAGACCAGATCAAGACATGGATTCAGTCAAGTGAGATCAAGGACAAGAAG GTCAGTGCCTCTTATGAGCAGGCTCTGGTGGATGCTCGGAAGCTTATTGAGCGTGAAATGGAAAGATTTAAGATATGTGAAAAGGAGACTAAGACAAAAGCATTTTCTAAAGAAGGATTGGGACAACAACCCAAAACT gATCCAAAGGAGAAGGCCAAATCAGAGACGAGGGATTGGCTGAACAACTTG GTTTCAGAGTTGGAATCCCAGATTGATAGTTTTGAAGCAGAGCTGGAAGGGCTAACTGTGAAGAAAGGAAAGACAAGGCCACCGAGATTG ACGCATTTAGAGACTTCGATTACTCGGCACAAGGCTCACATTATGAAGTTGGAGTTGATCTTGAGGCTACTAGACAATGATGAATTGAGTCCTGAGCAAGTCAATGATGTCAAAGACTTATTGGAAGATTATGTGGAACGTAATCAG GAtgattttgaagaatttaGTGATGTTGATGAGCTTTACCACTTATTACCCCTGGACAAGGTGGAATCTCTTGAAGATTTGGTTACAATTGGTCCTCCTGGTCTTGTCAAG GGTGCACCGGCTCTTAGCTTGAAGGCTTCGTTGGCAGCATCAGCATCTCAAATGCCT GCTACCGTCATTTCCACGCATCAGCAAGTTACCTCTGTCCAGGAGCAAGGCGAAGATACAGCTTCCCAGGATAGCAATTCAGATGTAGCTGCTAGAACTCCCCCAGCAAAAAGCAGTGGAGTTGGTTCTACTGCATCAACACCAGCTGTTGGTCCGGCAACTCCTCTTTCGATCAATGTTCCAGCACAGACTTTGTCCAATGCATCAAACACTTCACCAGTCCTTCCAGGTTCAAGTTCTGTAAGAGGTGTCTTTGATAATACAGGTCCCATTAGTTCCTCACCTCCTGTAAATCTGACAAGTTCTACAAAGGAGGAAGATGTTGGAAACTTCCCTGGTCGTAGATCATCTCCATCTCTCACAGATGTAAGGGTCATGGGTAGAGGTGGTCTCTCCAGCCAACCATCATCTAGCATCCCTCTTAGTTCTGCCACTGCAGTTCCAAGCAATGGTAACATTGGTGCAGTTCCTTTAGCCTCAGATGTGGCAAAGAGAAATATTTTGGGAGCTGATGAGAGACTTGGGAGTAGTGGCATGGTACAGTCTCTGGTTTCCCCACTTAGTAACCGAATGATCTTGTCTCAGGCTGCCAAAGGTAATGATGGAACCGGATCAATTGATTCTAATAATGCTGGAGAGACTGTGGCTATGGCTGGCAGGGTTTTTACCCCTTCTATGGGCATGCAGTGGAGAACTGGAAATTCGTTCCAAAACCAGAATGAACCG GGGCAGTTTCGTGGAAGAACTGAAATTGCGCCTGATCAGAGGGAGAAGTTTTTGCAACGACTCCAACAAGTGCAGCAACAAGGTCACAGCAATCTTCTTGGCATGCCTCTTGGAGGAAATAAGCAATTTTCTTCCCAACAGAACCCACTTTTGCAGCAG TTTAATTCTCAAGGCTCATCCATCTCTGCACAAGCTGGTCTAGGACTTGGGGTTCAGGCACCAGGTATGAATTCTGTTACATCTGCCAGCTTGCAACAGCAGCCAAATCCTATCCACCAACAATCTAGTCAGCAGACGTTGATGTCAGGTGGCCAGAAAGATGCTG ATGTTAGCCATTTGAAAGTAGAGGAGCCACAGCAACCGCAGAATTTACCTGAGGAGTCAACTCCAGAATCTGCTTCTAGTCCTGGGCTCGGCAAGAATCTTATTCATGAGGACGATCTGAAAGCTCCGTATGCAATTGATTCTTCT ACGGGAGTATCTGCCTCTTTGACAGAGCCTGCTCAAGTTGTCAGGGACACCGATCTTTCTCCTGGACAACCCTTACAATCCAGTCAGCCTTCCGGTGGCCTCGGTGTTATTGGCCGGCGAAGTGTTTCTGATCTTGGTGCCATTGGTGATAGCCTGAGTGGAGCAACTGTGAGTTCCGGCGGCATGCATGATCAGATGTACAATATGCAGATGCTTGAATCTGCATTTTATAAACTTCCACAGCCAAAGGATTCAGAACGCGCCAGGAGCTACATTCCA AGACACCCTGCTGTAACACCTCCTAGCTATCCTCAAGTCCAGGCACCCATTGTGAGTAACCCTGCTTTCTGGGAACGATTGTCTCTGGACAGCTACGGTACCGATACACTGTTCTTTGCATTTTACTACCAGCAG AATACTTACCAACAATATTTGGCCGCTAAAGAGCTAAAGAAACAATCTTGGAGATACCACAGAAAATACAACACATGGTTCCAACGGCATGAGGAGCCTAAAGTTGCCAATGATGAATTCGAACAGGGAACTTATGTGTACTTTGACTTTCATATCGCCAATGATGATCTCCAACATGGATG GTGTCAAAGGATCAAGACCGAGTTCACTTTTGAGTATAACTACCTTGAAGATGAGCTTATTGTATAG